The sequence TCCCAAGGCGGCTCCGGCTTCGAGATCGCCCGCGCCGGCGACGAGGACGCTGCGCGCGTGACGCGCGGCACCGAGATCGTCCTGCATCTGAAGGACGACGCCAAGAAATATCTCGAAACCTACGAGATCGAGCGCATCGTCGGGGCCTATTCCGACAACATCCTGTTTCCCATCGAGCTCGTGCCGGAAGAGGGCGAGCCGCGCCAGATCAATTCGGCCAGCGCGCTGTGGCAGCGCTCGAAGAGCGAGCTGACGGCGGAGGACTACAAGAAAGCCTATCAGCAGATCGCGACGGCCTTCGACGATCCCGCCATGACGCTGCATTATCGCGCCGAGGGCCGCTATTCCTACGCCGTGCTGCTGTTCGCGCCGTCTGCCAAGCCGTTCGACCTGTTCGAGCCGAACCGCAAGGGACGGGTCAAGCTCTACGTCCGCCGCGTCTTCATCACCGACGATGCAGATCTCTTGCCGGGCTATCTGCGCTTCATCCGCGGCGTGGTCGACAGCGAGGATCTTCCCCTCAACATCTCCCGCGAGATGCTGCAGAACAATCCGCAGCTGGCGCAGATCCGCAAGGCGGTGGCGACCCGCGTCGTGTCCGAGCTCGAAAGCCTCGCCGAGAAGGATCCCGACAATTTCGTCAAGATCTGGGATGCCTTCGGCGCGGTGCTGAAGGAGGGCATCTACGAGGATTTCGAGCGTCGCGAAAAGCTGCTGGCGCTGTCGCGCTTCACCACGACGTCGGGCGAGAAGCGGTCGCTCAAGCAGGTGATCGCCGATTTCAAGCCGAACCAGACCGAGATCTACTATCTCGTCGGGGACAGCATCGAGCGGTTGAAATCCAATCCGCGGCTGGAAGCCGCGACCGCGCGCGGCATCGAGGTGCTGCTGCTGTCCGATCCCGTCGATGCCTTCTGGACCTCGATGCCCTCGGAGTTCGACGGCAAGCCGCTGAAGTCACTGAGCCAAGGCGATCTCAACCTCGATTTGATCCCGCGCCTCGACGACAAGGACGAGGCGAAGAAGGACGAGCCGGAGGCCGATGAAGCCGCCACCATCGCGGTGATCAAGGCCGCGCTCGGCGAGCGCGTCAGCGACGTCAAGGCCTCGACGCGCCTGACCAGCTCCGCCTCCTGCCTGGTCGCCGACAGCCAGGGGCCGAGCCGCGAGCTGGAGCGCATCCTGGCGCAGCAGAACCGCGGCATGAAGACCAAGCCGATCCTCGAGATCAATCTGCGCCATCCGATGGTGGGTGCGATCACCAAGGCGCCGGCCGGCTCCAAGGCCGTCGACGATCTTAGCCTGCTCCTGCTCGAACAGGCGCAGATCCTGGACGGGGAATTGCCGGAAGACCCGGCGGCGTTCGCCGCGAGGCTGAACCGGCTCGTGTTGCAAGGGCTCGGCGCGTAGCCGCTGGTTCGGTCGTCAAGCTCGGCCATGGCGACGGTGAGTGCGTTGCGAGATCGCCGCACTCACCTTGCCGTCATCTGTACCTAGGAACAGTCGCCTCCAGCGTGGTGTTATGCCATAGGAGGCAGTCGGCATCCGTGCCGGCGCCGTGACCGATGCGAGGATTTCTCCATGCGCTTGCCGATCCTGACCCTCACCGCGATTGTCACGTTGTTCGTCGCGGCCGACGCCAGCGCCCAGACCTACGATCCGCGTTACCCCGTGTGCATGCATGTCTACACGCCCGGCGGCTTCGGCGGTGGCGGCGGCGACTATTATGATTGTTCGTTTACCTCGATCCCGCAGTGCCGGGCCACGGCGTCGGGCCGCTCTGCGAGCTGCGACCTGAACCCCTATTACGCCTTCGACCAGCCCCCGCCGCGTCCGCGCAAGCGGCAGAAGCAACAGTACTAGCGGTCCGCGATGCGCTTTCCTCGGATCCTCTCGCCGCGAGCTTCCCTCGGCCTGCTCCTCGCCGTCGGCGCCTCGCTCGTGATTGCGCCCTCGCATGCGCAGACTTTCGATCCCCGTTACCCCGTCTGCATGCACGTTTATTCCGGCGCGAATGGCGGTGGCGGGGAGTGGTACGATTGCTCCTTCACATCCATCCCGCAGTGCCGCGCCACCGCGTGGGGGCGCGCCGCGATCTGTGATCTCAATCCGTACTACCCCGTCAACGCGCCGCCGCAGCGTTTGCGTCACAGGCGAACCGGCTAGCACCGGACGGATCGGCGCTTCCACTTGACGTCACTGCTGATCCCGACAAGTTCCGCCCGCTTTGTGCCGGCCGTCTTGCGACGCCGGCGGCTTGGTAAGGAATGACTAGCGTTAATCGCGCGCTAAGCGGCTTTTACCCTGCCCCTTAACACCTGGGCAGGGCGGTGCGGGCTAAGCTTGGGACCAGCAGCCACGGCCCCAAGAGAATAACGGCATGACCACCGGTGTCATCGAGCAAGCGAAAGCCGCGCGCGCGCCGTCGGCGTCGAAGATCTGGCTGAAGGCGATCGAGCTCACTGCGCGGATCGAGACGCTGCCGGGCCGCCTGTTTGCCGACGTCGTCGAGGATTGGGCGCGACGCCAGCCCGACCGCGCGGCGCTCGTCACCGACGCTGCCATGCTTGACTACGAAGGCTTGTCGAAGCGGATCAATCGCTATGCGCGCTGGGCGCGCTCGGTCGGCGTGGCCAAGGGAGACACCGTTGCCCTGATCATGCCGAACGGCATCGACTATGTCGCAGCCTGGCTCGGCATCAGCCGGGTCGGGGGCGTTGTCGCGCTGCTCAACACCAAGCTGGTGGGGCCATCGCTCGCGCATTGCATCGACGTCGCGAAGCCGTCGCACATCATCGTCGCCTGTGAACTGGCGGAGATGCTCGACGGCGCAGCGCCGCATTTGAAGACGCAGGCAAAGGTCTGGAGCCATGGCGATGCCCGCAGCGAACGCGCCATTGACGTTGCGCTGGCGGCGCTCGACGATGCCTCTCTTTCGCCGGACGAGCGCGGCGATGTCACGATCAGCGACCGCGCCCTGCTGATCTACACATCGGGTACCACCGGCTTGCCGAAAGCCGCCAGCATCAGTCACCGCCGCATCCTCAACTGGGGCTTCTGGTTCGCCGGTCTCACCGGCGCGACGCCTCAGGACCGGCTTTACGACTGTCTGCCGCTGTTCCACTCGGTCGGCGGCATCGTCGCGCCATGCAGCATGCTTGCCGCCGGCGGCTCGGTGGTGATTGCGGAAAAGTTTTCGGCGTCGCATTTCTGGTCCGACATCGACCGGCACGACTGCACCCTGTTCCAGTATATCGGCGAGCTCTGCCGCTATCTGCTCAAGGCGCCGCCGTCGGAATATGAGAACCGGCATCGCCTGCGGCTCGTCTGCGGCAACGGTCTGCGCGGCGACATCTGGGAGGATTTTCAGGCGCGCTTTGCCATTCCCCGCATCCTCGAATTCTACGCGGCCACCGAAGGCAATTTTTCGCTGTTCAACGTGGAGGGCCAGCCCGGTGCGATCGGCCGCATTCCGCCGCTGCTGGCGCATCGTTTTCCGGCAAGCCTGGTCAAGCTCGCCCCCGACAGCGGCGTGCCGCTACGCAACGAAGAGGGCTTTTGCATCGCCTGCGCCCGCGGCGAGGCCGGCGAAGCGATCGGCCGCATCGGCACCGCCGATGAGGGCGGCGGGCGTTTCGAGGGCTATACCGACGCAGGCGAGACCGAGAAGAAGATTTTGCGCGATGTCTTCGCCCGGGGTGATGCATGGTTTCGCACCGGCGACCTGATGCGGCTCGACGACAAGGGCTTTTTCCATTTTGTCGATCGCATCGGCGATACCTTCCGCTGGAAGGGCGAGAACGTCGCGACCTCGGAGGTGAATGACGCCGTGCGCGACTTCACCGGCGTGGTCGACGCCACCACCTACGGCGTCAGCATCGCCGGCACCGACGGCCGCGCCGGCATGAGCGCCATCGTCGTCAACGAAGGCTTCGACATCGCCGCGCTGCCCGCCCATCTCGCGCAGCGTCTGCCGGCCTATGCGCGTCCCGTTTTCATCCGCATCTCCCACGAGATCGATGCGACCGAGACCTTCAAGCAGAAGAAGGGAGGGCTCGCACGCGAGGGCTTCGATCCGGCCGCAATAACGGAGCCGCTGTTCATGCTCGATCCGAAATCCGGGGCGTATGTCGCGCTCGACAGCGAGGCCTATGCCCGTATCAATGACGGCACGATCAGGCTGTAAGCCTCGCGAAATCAGCAGACAGGTCCAATTTTATCTGAATTGTCCAAGAAGCCATTTACTTCTGTCGGGTAAACAGGCCGCCATGGGAGGCGGTCAGCAAGAGCCGCCGCAACAAGCGATAACAACAAGCGATAACAACAAGCGAGCCAGCCATGTCGGTAAGGTCTAAGGTCATTGACGCGATCCAGCAGATCGCCAAGGAGCAGCACGTCACGCTTCCCGCGCTCTCGGACGATCTGTCTCTGCATGAGACCGGCTTCGACTCGCTCGCCTTCGCGATCCTGGTCGCGCGTCTCGAGGACGAGACCGGCGTCGACCCCTTCACCATTTCCGAGGACGCAGCGTTCCCCGCCACCGTAGGCGATTTCGTGCGGGCCTACGAAAATGTCCCCGCGTGAGATCTTTGCGCTTCGCGACCATCTCGGCGCTGAGCTGAAGGGCCGCACGCTCTCGGATGCGCACCATGTGGTGTCGCTGACGGACGTCCTGTCGCACACGGTTCTGGGTGGGCGTCTGCACGAACTCGCGGGCCGCGCCGTGCTGCTCAAGCTGTCCGACCAGCTCCGGTCAGGCCTTGCCATGATCGAGCTCGACGGCATCGCCCGTCGCATCCTGCTGTGTCCGCCCGATCTCAATCCTGCGCATCTCGACGCGTTGATCGCGGATGCCGCGATCGATGCCGTCGTCACTGACGGGGCCGATCGCTGGACCGGGATCGGCGTGCCGCTGGTGGTCACCGCGAAATTGCCGCTCGAAGCGGCCGTACCGGTCAGGACCGAGCGGGCCACCGAATGGCTGATGCTAACGTCGGGCACGTCGGGCGTACCAAAAATCGCCGGCCATACGCTGGAAGCGCTCACCGGCGCGATTGTCGCCGAAGGCCCCGCGCGCGGACCTGCGCCGGTGTGGGCGACGTTCTACGACATCCGCCGCTATGGCGGCCTGCAAATCTTCCTCCGCGCCATTCTCTCCGGCGGCTCCATGGTGCTGTCGGACCCGCATGAGGCGCTGGCCGATCACGTCGCAAGGCTGAATGCGCGCGGCGTCTCGCACATCTCCGGCACGCCCTCGCACTGGCGCAAGCTCCTGATGAGCGGCTCGGCCGCCCAGTTCACCCCTAGCTACGTCCGTCTCTCCGGCGAGATCGCCGACCAGGCGGTCCTCGACGGCCTGAAAGCCGCATTCCCCGATGCCTCGGTCGGTCATGCCTATGCCTCGACCGAGGCCGGCGTGGGCTTCGCCGTCAATGACGGGTTGGAGGGTTTTCCGGCCAGTTATCTCGGCAGCCGCAATGGTGTCGAGATGAAAGTCGTCGACGGCTCGCTGCGCATCCGCTCGACGCGCACGGCCCACGCTTACATCGGCCGCAACGCCGCCGCACTCACTGACGACGATGGCTTCGTCGACAGCGGCGATATTGTCGAGCTGCGCGGTGATCGCTATTATTTCGTCGGCCGCCGCGGCGGCATCATCAATATCGGCGGGCTGAAGGTTCACCCCGAAGAGATCGAGGCGGTGATCAATCGCCATCCCGATGTGCGGATGTCGCGGGCCAAATCCCGCCGCAGCCCGATCACCGGCGGCATTGTCGTCGCCGACGTCATTCTCGCCGACGGCTGCGACCCGGCGCGTGCGAAGGAGATCCGTGACCAGATCCTGGATCAGTGCCGCGCGCAGCTCGCCTCGCACAAGGTGCCGGCCGTGATCCGCTTCGTCGAGGCTCTCGACGTCACCCCGGCCGGCAAACTGGCGCGCACCGATGCATAATGTTCTCGTCACCGGCGGCAGCCGCGGCATTGGCCTTGCGATCGCAAGGCGCCTCGTCGCTGCCGGCTTCAACGTGATTGCGGCCGCGCGACGCGAGAGCGAGGAGCTCAAGGCGGCGGTCGCCGTCTCCGAAGGACGCCTGCATTTCCGCGCCTGCGACCTTGCGGTGATCGACGCGATCCCGGCCTTCGCAAAGCTGGTCCGCGACGAGTTCGGCCCGATCTACGGCCTCGTCAACAATGCCGGCCTCGGCACCGAGGGCCTGCTCGCCACCATGCACAATTCCGAGATCGAGGCGCTGGTGCAGCTCAACGTGCTCTCGCCGATCATCCTCACCAAATATGTCGCGCGACAGATGATGGCGGACGGCGCAGGCCGCATCATCAACATCTCCTCGATCATCGCCACCACCGGCTATAATGGCCTCTCCGTCTACGGTGCGACCAAGGCCGCAGCCACCGGCTTCACCCGCTCGCTCGCGCGCGAGGTCGGCAAGCTCGGGATCACCGTGAACGCGATCGCGCCGGGCTTCATCGACACCGAACTGACGCACAATCTCTCCGACGAGGGACGCAAGCGCATCGCCAGCCGCAGCGCGCTGCGCCGTCTGCCGGAAACCGATGACGTCGCACGCATGGTGGAATATCTGCTCGGCGAGGGAGGCCGCAACGTCACCGGCACCGTGTTTACGATCGACGCGGGGAATACGGCTTAGAGCTTCGGTGCTGATTGAATCAGAACCGAAGCTCTAGATTCTTGTTTTGACGCGTTTTCTTCACGCGAACCGGTGTCCACTTCGCTCGAAAACGCTTTTGCGGAACCCCGGTCGCGACAATTGGTTGATCCGGCGCAATGACATTCAGCCGGATTTGGTCGTAAGATGCCCCGCAATCGATTGGGTTACGTCAATCGGTCTGCCCTAATCGACAGGGAGCAGTCCATGGCCATGCCAAACATGACCGCTTCGAACCTGGGCCGGACGTCAGCAGAGCAATCGCGCGCGAGGCCGGACGATGTCCATTGTCAGCCGATGTCGCATCAGAATTCCGGTGCTCACGGCCATGAGATGTATCCGCAGCAGTTCGTGCGGTTGGTCGGATGTCATGATGTCCCGGCCTCAGCGGTGCGCAAGCGCCAGGACGAGAAGCTGCATTAGGCGCTTGGGCTCCGGGCTTCTCCCAGTCAATTCGTTCATGTGACAATTCCGGCGGCTTGTGCGGCATTGCACGGGCATGCGGGCTTGTTGTCCGGCTTTTTCTCGGCCAATGATCGGGGCATCGCGGAAGCCGGCGAACCCGGGTCCATCCTGCCACGTATCTGTCTTGCAAAGTGCCATCTCAACCATCCGGCATCACCCGATGACATCGAGCGAATCCTTCTACGGCGGCATTCCGGTCTTCCGCGGCTTCACCAGCCTGATGGACCCTGTGCTGTATTCGCCGCTCCCGGACGATTGGAGCATCGGCGTTGCCGACATCGTCGATTCGACCAAGGCCATCGCGGCGCAGCGGTACAAGGCAGTCAACATGGCCGGCGCCGCCGTGATCGCGGCGGTGACGAACGCCTTGCAGGGGCGCGAATTCCCCTTCGTGTTCGGTGGCGACGGCGCGAGCTTTGCGGTTGCGCCTGACGATGTCGAGTTTGCCCGGGAGGCGCTGGCGGCGACCGCGACCTGGGTGCGGGAGGATCTCGATCTGAAGATGCGCGTCGCTCTGGTGCCGGTCAGCGCCATCCGCGCGCAGGGCCTCGACGTGCGCGTCGCGCGCTTCGGTCCGTCGGCCAATTTGTCCTATGCGATGTTCTCCGGCGGCGGCCTCGCCTGGGCCGATGCCGCCATGAAGCGCGGCGAGTTCGCGCTGACTGAAGCCCCCGGCGGCACGCAGCCCGACCTCTCCGGCCTGTCCTGCCGTTTCGAGGTGATGCCGGCCTCACGTGGCTTGATCCTGTCGGTGCTGGTGATGCCGGCACGTGGCGACGATCCGCCGGCCTTCCGCAAAGTGATCGAGGACATCATCCATCTCGTCGAGCGCAGCCCGGATGGCGGCCGCCCGGTGCCGCCGCAGGGGCCGCCGCTGAAATGGCCGCCGCAAGGGCTGGATTATGAGGCCCGCACCCGGCGCGGCGGCTCACTGCTTGCGCGCCGTGCCAGTGTGCTGGCCTATACGCTGTTCGTCTATCTGATCATGCGTTTCGACCTCAAGGTCGGGGGCTTCGTGCCTGAAGTCTACAAGCGACAGGTGGTCGAGAACTCGGACTTCAGGAAGTATGACGACGGATTGCGCATGATCCTCGATTGTACGCCGGAGCTCGAACGCGCGCTGGGCGATAGGCTCGCGGCGGCCGCGCGCGACGGCGTCGTGCGCTATGGCCTCCATCGGCAGGACGCGGCGATGATGACGTGCTTCACGCCATCGGCGCTGCGCAGCGATCACGTGCACTTCATCGACGGCGCGCGAGGCGGCTACGCCTCGGCCGCGACGGCGCTGAAGGCGATGATGGCGTGAAAGGGCTCTCGTGCCCCGGACGCAGCGCAGCGTGAAACGGCGCGCTGCAGAGCGGGGTCCCATGGCAGTGTGGGTCCCGGCTCTGCGCCGCGTCACTGCGTGCCGCAGCGCGTCCAGGACACGAAGACTGTCACCGTCCTGCGCGCGTCCAGGTTTCGCCGCCGCAGAGCGCGCCGACGCAGCCTTCGACGCGCAACGAATCCGCCGACGTCACCGTGATGCTGCTCGCATAGCTGCTGCCGTCATCGGCGTTGTAGATCTGGCCTGACCATTTGTTCGGAGCTGACGGCTGCATGCCGTTGAACAATGGCAGGCCGATCATCGGACGCCTGGCGAGCGCAGGATTGGGATTCTTGCTGTCGGTGGCTGGCTGACCGGTCGCGGTGTCATAGGGCTCGCGCAGCCAGACGATGTGGCCACAGATTCCGTCGCCGCATTTGTTGATCTTGACGCGCGCATCGCCGGCCTGGGTGAGCCAGGTCCCGTCGGCGCTTTGCGCCTGCGCGCTGGTTACGCCGAGCAGCGCAGCCAGGATGACGACGGGAATCGCGAATCTGCTGAACATGGAGAACCCCCGAAAAAAGACGGCGCCTCCATATCAGCCCGGGAGGATAGTGCAACGCTGGTGGGAATCACATTCCTGCGTTTACTTGCTTGCTTATCTGCCTGCGCTCATTTGCCCCAGCGCGCGAACGCGACCGAGCCGGCCGTCAAAAGACCGAACACGACCATGGCGCCGCCGACCAGCGCGAACAAGGTCCAGGCCGGCGCCTGCGCCATCATGAGACCGATCCCGCCGACAGCGACGATCAGCAGGCGCGCCGTCGAAGCAAGCACGGGTCCGCCGACGCGCGCCGCGCCTTGCGAGGAGAAATAGAGCGACACGCCGATGCCGAAGAACACGAAGGCCGGACCGGCCCAGTGGAAATAGCTGTGGGCGGCCGCGGTGACGCCGGGATCGCGCGTGAACAGCGCGACCCATAGCGACGGGTCCAGCGCGACGACGAGGCCGATCAGGCCGACGGTCAATCCCGAGGCTGCCGCCGCAGTCCAGGCCACGCGCCGCGCGCGCTTCAGATGGCCTGCGCCGATCGCGACGCCGACCATCGGCACCGAGGCGATGCCGAAGGCGAAGGTGATCGGGATCAGCAGAAATTCGAGCCGCGAGCCGATGCCGTAGCCGGCCAGCATCTCGGTGCCGAAGGTCGCGAGGATCTTCGTGAAGATCAGAATGGTGAGCACGGTCTGGAGTGGCGACAGGCAGGCCAATGCGCCGACCTTGAGAATGTCCAGGAACATCGCGCGTTCGAAATGGAAGGCACGGACATCGAGCTGCAACCGGCTGCGGCCGGATAGGAGATACCAGAGGAAGAAGATCGCGGCGCAGCTGAACGCGATGAGCTGGCCGCTTGCGACACCCGGCATGCCGAATTGCGGCATGCCGAACAGGCCGAGCCCCAGCGTGCCGCCGAGCACGACCTGGAGCACGCTCGCGCCGATCAGCGTCATCGACGGCAGGCGCATGTCGCCGGTGCCACGGATCACCGAGGCCAGCGTGTTGACGAGCCAGATCGCGACCGCACCGGAGAACAGCACCTGCGAATAGCCGCTGGCCTCCTCGAGCACGCGGTCGCGGCCGCCGAGCAGAGCGAAGAAGGAGCGGCCGAAGACCAGCATCATCACCGTGAAGAACAGCCCGCCGCAGAGGCCGATGATGGCAGCATGCAGTGCCAGCGTCGCGGCGCGGTCGCGATCGCCTGCGCCGAGCGCGCGGCTGATCGCTGACGAGACCCCGCCGCCCATCGCGCCCGCGCTCATCATCTGTGTCAGCATCGCGAACGGAAACACCAGCGCGATCGCGGCGAGCGGGATGGTCCCCAGCCGGCCGATATAGGAGGTCTCGGCGATCGATACCAGCGTGCTGCCGACCATCGCGATCATGTTGGGAATCGCGAGCCGCAGCAGCGTCGGCAGGATCGGCGCGGTCAGCAGGCTCGCAATGGGGGAGGCGACCGGGGCACGCGGCGGGACGGCGTCTAGGGGGGCGTCGATCGTCATGTTCACCGGGCGGAATGTTAGATGATGATCGACATATTATAGGACGCAGGGCGGCCGGCGCAGCCCTCGCTCACGCAGGGCTCACCAGGGCAGGCCGCATAGGTCGATGGTGCCCAGCGTCGGCGCGCGGACGATGTTGAAGACGTAGGGCGCCATGTAAGTGAAGCGGATCCGCCCTTCCGGCTGCTCGCAATAGACCTCGCCCTTGAAGGGCAGCCAGCTCCGGGTCTCGTAGAACGAAAAATTGTGTGGTTCGCAGAACAGCAGCGCGAAGCGGGCGGCCTCGTTGGCGCGAATGGTATGCACCGCCGCGTCGATCGCCAGGGTCGCATAGCCGCGGCCGCGCCGGTCCTCGCGCGTGCAGACCCCGCCGATGCCGCCGATATGGACCTTCTGCCCATTCCAGGTGACGGTGCGGAAATAGATGCCGACATGGCACACGAGGCCGTCCTCGGGCGTCTCGATCAGCACGCGCAGATCGGCATTGGCCCATTTGACGTGAGACCAGGCCGGCTTCTCCGCGGCGTCCTGGCTCCAGACCGCGTTGAGCAGGGGTTTTGCAATCGGCCACGAGGCGTCGCCGTTCAGGATGTCGATTTCGATGCTCATTGCTCGGTCTCTCGCATCTTCGGTTCGCGGTGCATTCGTTCTGTCATAACCGCTTCAAAGGCAATGATATTTTGCGACGTGCAGCCGGCCCGGGCGATCGTCCGCGGCCTCCGCCGGATTATTTGCAATCGTGCCAAGCGGTCGCATCACGCGTTTTCGCAAATTGACGGTATTTAACGGCCGCGGAACCTTCTATAAGGGGTGACCGTTAGAACTCGTTCCCCACCAGTTGCGGACAAGAACCCATGACCTTTACGCTGCCCCCACTCCCTTACGCCTATGACGCCCTCGGCCAGTATATGTCGAAGGAGACGCTGGAATATCACCACGACAAGCATCATCAGGCCTACGTCACCAACGGCAACAACGCGCTCAAGGGGACCGAATGGGAAGGCAAGTCCCTTGAAGAGATCGTCAAGGGCTCGTTCGGCAAGAACCCCGCGGTGTTCAACAATGCCGGCCAGCACTACAACCACATCCACTTTTGGAGCTGGATGAAGCCCAATGGCGGCGGCACGAAGCTGCCGGGCAAGCTCGAGAAGAAGATCAACGAGGACCTCGGCGGCTTCGAGAAGTTCAAGACCGACTTCCAGGCGGCCGGTGTCGGCCAGTTCGGCTCCGGCTGGGCCTGGCTCCAGGTCAAGAATGGCAAGCTCGAAATCTCCAAGACCCCGAACGGCGAGAATCCGCTGGTGCACGGCGCCACTCCGATCCTCGGCGTCGACGTCTGGGAGCACTCCTACTACATCGACTATCGCAACCGCCGTCCGGACTATCTCAAGGCGTTCGTTGAGAACCTCGTGAACTGGGAATACGTCGAGTCCCTGTTCGACAAGGCGTAAGCCAAACACTCAGTGATCCCGGGGCGATGCGAAGCATCGAACCCGGGATCTCGAGATTCTCAGGTGCGCAACGGCGCACCAGAGTTCGCACTTCGTGCGCCCCGGAATGACAGGATCGAGGCGGTCGCATCAGCGGCCGCCTTTTTGCTGTGCGGAATTGCCCTGCACGATGCGCGCACGGCTCTGTCATCGTATCGTTTGCATCGGGGGAACGCCGCCCTTAATCAGGACGGGCATCCCCGCGATCCGATCCGAGCCCGGTGTCAGAACCTTCCCCGAAAGACCCGGCGCCTGCCGACGACGTCGACGCCGAGCCGCGGCCGGGGCGCGTGCGCAAGCCGGTCGGCTGGTCCACCATCATCATCGCGGTCCTGGTGGCGGTGAGCGCCGGTCTGGTCTGGCGGCGTGACGGCACCGACGGTGTTCTCGACATTCTCACCCACGACCTCTCGCTGTTCTCAGGCATCCTGCCGCGCGTGCTGGCCGGTTGCCTGCTCGGCGCTCTCATCTCGGAGATCCTGCCGCACGAGAAGGTCTCGCGCTCGCTCGGGCCGAAATCGGGCCTGATGGGCCTGCTGATCGGCACTGCCTTCGGCGCGATCTTGCCGGGCGGTCCCTTCACTGCCTATCCGGTGGCGAGCGCGCTGCTCGCGGTCGGTGCCGATTTCGGCGCCACCATCGCCATGGTCGTGAGTTGGACCCTGATCGGCTACGGCCGGGCGGTGGCCTGGGAAATCCCGATCATGGGCACCGATTTCACGCTGTGGCGGATCCTGATCTCGCTGCCGCTGCCGGTGCTCGCCGGCGCGCTCGGCCGCTTCGTCTATGTCAGGATGTACCCGAAGCCCGCCGCCAAGGACGATGAGTTGTGAGCGCAGCGCTTCTCATCGACATGCTGTTGTGGGGCTCGGTGCTCGGGGTCGGTCTGATCGCCTTCCGGCGCGGGTCTGCCGTGTTCGTGGCCTCGCTGCGCGAAGGCGCAATGGACTTCGTCAACATCGTGCCGCGGA comes from Bradyrhizobium sp. CCGE-LA001 and encodes:
- a CDS encoding DUF2147 domain-containing protein; its protein translation is MFSRFAIPVVILAALLGVTSAQAQSADGTWLTQAGDARVKINKCGDGICGHIVWLREPYDTATGQPATDSKNPNPALARRPMIGLPLFNGMQPSAPNKWSGQIYNADDGSSYASSITVTSADSLRVEGCVGALCGGETWTRAGR
- a CDS encoding superoxide dismutase — encoded protein: MTFTLPPLPYAYDALGQYMSKETLEYHHDKHHQAYVTNGNNALKGTEWEGKSLEEIVKGSFGKNPAVFNNAGQHYNHIHFWSWMKPNGGGTKLPGKLEKKINEDLGGFEKFKTDFQAAGVGQFGSGWAWLQVKNGKLEISKTPNGENPLVHGATPILGVDVWEHSYYIDYRNRRPDYLKAFVENLVNWEYVESLFDKA
- a CDS encoding GNAT family N-acetyltransferase, with amino-acid sequence MSIEIDILNGDASWPIAKPLLNAVWSQDAAEKPAWSHVKWANADLRVLIETPEDGLVCHVGIYFRTVTWNGQKVHIGGIGGVCTREDRRGRGYATLAIDAAVHTIRANEAARFALLFCEPHNFSFYETRSWLPFKGEVYCEQPEGRIRFTYMAPYVFNIVRAPTLGTIDLCGLPW
- a CDS encoding permease; the encoded protein is MSEPSPKDPAPADDVDAEPRPGRVRKPVGWSTIIIAVLVAVSAGLVWRRDGTDGVLDILTHDLSLFSGILPRVLAGCLLGALISEILPHEKVSRSLGPKSGLMGLLIGTAFGAILPGGPFTAYPVASALLAVGADFGATIAMVVSWTLIGYGRAVAWEIPIMGTDFTLWRILISLPLPVLAGALGRFVYVRMYPKPAAKDDEL
- a CDS encoding MATE family efflux transporter; the protein is MTIDAPLDAVPPRAPVASPIASLLTAPILPTLLRLAIPNMIAMVGSTLVSIAETSYIGRLGTIPLAAIALVFPFAMLTQMMSAGAMGGGVSSAISRALGAGDRDRAATLALHAAIIGLCGGLFFTVMMLVFGRSFFALLGGRDRVLEEASGYSQVLFSGAVAIWLVNTLASVIRGTGDMRLPSMTLIGASVLQVVLGGTLGLGLFGMPQFGMPGVASGQLIAFSCAAIFFLWYLLSGRSRLQLDVRAFHFERAMFLDILKVGALACLSPLQTVLTILIFTKILATFGTEMLAGYGIGSRLEFLLIPITFAFGIASVPMVGVAIGAGHLKRARRVAWTAAAASGLTVGLIGLVVALDPSLWVALFTRDPGVTAAAHSYFHWAGPAFVFFGIGVSLYFSSQGAARVGGPVLASTARLLIVAVGGIGLMMAQAPAWTLFALVGGAMVVFGLLTAGSVAFARWGK